Proteins encoded in a region of the Mucilaginibacter sabulilitoris genome:
- a CDS encoding LytR/AlgR family response regulator transcription factor — MKLKCLIIDDEPIARKLLQEYIEETDFLELVGVAEHPLKAAGLINSITVDLIFLDINMPKMSGLEFLRSAPNLPMVILTTAYGQYALDGFELAVVDYLVKPFSLERFLKACIKAFELKALKDGKSTPSKSDGDHFFVKCEGKIEKIAYHELIYLEAMANYVVLHTINDKMVVYLTIKGILEKLPASQFVQVHKSYIVNIEKINTIEGNMLHLGSKKITMGLNYADGVMDRVLKNRFIKR; from the coding sequence ATGAAATTAAAGTGTCTGATCATTGATGATGAACCCATTGCCCGCAAATTATTGCAGGAGTATATAGAAGAAACAGACTTTCTTGAGTTAGTTGGGGTTGCCGAACATCCGTTAAAAGCTGCCGGACTAATTAACAGCATAACAGTTGATCTGATTTTTCTGGACATTAATATGCCCAAAATGAGCGGGCTGGAATTTTTGAGGTCGGCTCCTAATTTACCTATGGTAATCTTAACTACGGCATACGGCCAATATGCGCTTGATGGCTTTGAATTGGCAGTAGTTGATTATCTGGTAAAACCATTTTCTCTAGAACGTTTTTTAAAGGCATGTATCAAGGCTTTCGAGCTTAAAGCATTAAAAGATGGCAAATCAACTCCCTCAAAATCAGATGGCGACCATTTTTTTGTAAAGTGTGAAGGGAAAATTGAAAAAATAGCTTATCATGAATTGATTTATTTGGAGGCGATGGCAAATTATGTGGTCCTTCATACCATCAATGATAAAATGGTAGTCTACCTGACCATTAAAGGAATATTGGAAAAGCTCCCGGCCAGTCAATTTGTGCAGGTACATAAAAGCTATATCGTAAATATCGAAAAGATAAATACTATTGAAGGTAATATGCTACATCTGGGTAGCAAAAAAATCACAATGGGCCTAAATTATGCAGATGGTGTAATGGATCGTGTTTTAAAAAACAGGTTTATCAAGAGATAG
- a CDS encoding RNA polymerase sigma-70 factor, producing MIHQAVDNELWDAVVSDSSRAFVTLYNRYWKKLYKTAIFYLKDEAIAEEITHDVFVALWTRRKHLKIKNFQNYIHVTARYHVFKHLKAAGVNCVTYIDQLTDTSVTAVYNTADSKLSYEDLETELAQVLKSLPRRCQEIFWLSRVDNLSNEEIAVKLNISKRTVENQITFALRYLRMSYPKLSIVSLITISLCIIYIH from the coding sequence ATGATCCATCAGGCTGTTGATAATGAATTATGGGACGCTGTAGTCTCTGATAGTTCCAGGGCTTTTGTGACCCTGTATAACCGGTATTGGAAAAAACTTTATAAAACAGCCATTTTTTATCTCAAAGATGAGGCTATTGCCGAAGAAATAACACATGATGTATTTGTGGCCCTGTGGACAAGACGTAAACATCTTAAAATCAAAAATTTTCAAAACTATATCCACGTCACTGCACGTTATCATGTATTTAAACATTTAAAAGCAGCCGGCGTAAACTGCGTAACGTATATCGACCAATTGACAGATACCAGTGTTACAGCTGTTTATAATACCGCGGATAGTAAGTTAAGCTATGAGGACCTCGAAACTGAGCTTGCACAGGTATTAAAGTCATTGCCCCGGCGTTGTCAGGAAATTTTTTGGCTCAGCCGGGTAGATAATTTAAGTAATGAAGAAATCGCTGTCAAGCTAAATATATCAAAACGTACTGTCGAAAATCAAATTACATTTGCCTTGCGTTACCTGCGCATGTCTTATCCTAAATTATCCATTGTGTCCTTAATCACGATAAGCCTATGCATAATTTATATCCACTAA
- a CDS encoding FecR family protein, with translation MTPEQYILLYEKYLSGLCTTEEEELLMQYHDSFKVQDDEEKKLADHDRFIRHSIYQRIEQTVSNQKQRVFKMNWWWAAASVLVLAISAGLLFNNLSSKPKTVVKNNNTKTIAIQPGKNTAVLTLATGASIVLDNAANGVLAKSGNTAIKKLKNGLLSYAVDKTKANQDANTLNTLTIPRGGQYTIVLPDGTNVWLNSQSSLTFPTAFKGQNRSVTLKGEAYFEVAKNKQMPFIVHTNNADVRVLGTHFNVNAYQEDGNVKTTLLEGSVRFSNAVSSALLVPGEQGISDAADGRITQKKVNVNQVMAWKAGYFMFRDDDIHDIMKQISRWYDVEVIYEGKITNMKFGGTYAKNKDINELLKGLEYTGLIHFKIEGRRIIVMT, from the coding sequence ATGACCCCTGAGCAATACATACTTCTTTACGAAAAATATCTTTCAGGTTTGTGTACCACTGAGGAAGAAGAATTGTTGATGCAATATCATGACAGTTTTAAGGTACAGGATGATGAAGAGAAGAAGCTGGCTGATCATGACAGGTTTATAAGGCATTCTATTTACCAGCGTATAGAACAAACTGTATCAAACCAAAAACAAAGAGTTTTTAAAATGAATTGGTGGTGGGCAGCCGCGTCGGTACTTGTTTTAGCAATATCAGCAGGGCTGCTTTTTAATAATCTATCATCCAAACCGAAAACCGTTGTTAAAAATAATAATACAAAAACCATAGCTATACAGCCTGGCAAAAATACAGCGGTGCTAACCTTAGCTACAGGTGCCAGTATAGTTTTAGATAATGCGGCAAACGGTGTTTTGGCAAAATCAGGAAATACAGCTATAAAGAAACTAAAAAATGGTTTGCTATCATACGCGGTTGATAAAACAAAAGCTAATCAGGATGCCAATACTCTAAACACTTTAACCATTCCGCGGGGAGGACAATATACGATTGTATTGCCTGATGGAACGAACGTGTGGCTTAATTCGCAATCGTCTTTAACTTTTCCAACTGCCTTCAAAGGCCAAAATCGTTCGGTTACTTTAAAGGGAGAGGCATATTTTGAAGTAGCTAAAAATAAGCAAATGCCATTTATTGTACATACTAACAATGCGGATGTACGTGTTTTAGGTACACACTTTAATGTAAATGCGTACCAGGAAGATGGTAACGTAAAAACTACGTTGCTTGAAGGGTCTGTGCGTTTTTCAAACGCAGTTTCTTCGGCTTTGCTGGTACCGGGTGAGCAGGGTATCAGCGATGCAGCTGATGGCCGTATTACACAAAAGAAAGTGAATGTTAACCAAGTGATGGCCTGGAAAGCAGGATACTTTATGTTCAGAGATGATGATATTCACGACATTATGAAACAAATAAGCCGGTGGTATGACGTGGAGGTAATATATGAGGGTAAAATAACCAATATGAAGTTTGGAGGTACTTACGCGAAAAATAAGGACATTAACGAGTTATTGAAAGGACTTGAGTATACCGGATTAATTCACTTTAAAATTGAAGGAAGGAGGATAATTGTTATGACTTGA
- a CDS encoding TonB-dependent receptor produces MYKIFTESKFRWHNHALLKFIRIMKLTCILIMVTILQVSANSYAQKINLDVQKAPLEDVLFTLQQQSGYDFLYSAQLIKTATPVSLSLKNVSIAQALDKIFSNQPLIYLINKKTITIKSKPVSEDIIIQNIKGKVTDNKGVSIPGVSIQLKGTKTGTVSDANGEYSLNVPDGSSGILIFSFIGFARQEVAIGGKSVVNVTLIEDKQGLSEVVVTGYSTQSKHTLTSAIVSVKGEEMTKRVATDATSLLQGQLPGLSVIQNSGEPGNENVQLRIRGLGTFSSAGNNPLVIVDGIPGSLAVINPNDIESATVLKDAAAAAIYGSQGANGVVVIKTKKGKAGGFTLSYNYNIGFASPTRLPKLITNSAQYMELLNEAEVNSGNAVIYTQEQIDLYKNATDRVKYPNHDWLKDMFSTAVVQNHYLNLSGGNENTTYSLGLGYTDQPGTMRGFDYKKYTVDLGLTSKVNKRVTLGTNFQIRYGDRNYPYNNSTDLYISTLAQSPLYPAKTADGLWITKAYDKELGNKNPVLASELLTHNPNYYGQGNISLDIDIVDGLRWENRAGLSFNVDKNKTFRPTIPMYLYSDLSYNRNADVGTPGLTVNENDETHSTIYSQLNFHKLLGKHDLTILGGVQQEVDNRSYVNAYRVGYPTNELTELNAGSINNQTNDGTSAQWIIHSLYGNVNYNFDDKYLLGANVRYDGTSRLPSNSRWGLYESFSAGWRVSKENFLKDVSWINDLKLRGSWGRLGNQNINIAVNNTNIPYPYPYQSTLTQNSYAFASGIASGFIPSTLVDPALTWETTRMTDLGLDLTILKNKLTFTFDWFNKYTYNILRQSQVPLALGVNAPIVNNGAVSNKGLEFSLRYQDRPSPKFSYYAQANFQLYRNKLVSFGADEIGGPDSQTIMRNGYPINSFYLQTMDGIFQNQTEINNSPDQSSLGGVPTPGDIKYKDVNGDGKVDANDRGIIPGQYPKFEYSYTMGATWGNFDASMQLYGSYGNKLYLYKWGVDPFAQGAMPTTDWLNRWTPQNPSTTMPKIYMGFYGYPKITNVQSTYHLYNASFMRIKNVQLGYTFPAGLIKGVKSLRVFGAVDNLALFTPLKQATDPERQDINNKPDAWYGFANYPQNRTYTFGASIQF; encoded by the coding sequence ATGTATAAAATATTTACTGAATCAAAGTTCAGGTGGCATAACCATGCCTTGCTTAAATTTATTCGCATCATGAAACTAACCTGTATCCTAATAATGGTAACCATACTCCAGGTTAGTGCAAACTCGTATGCGCAAAAGATAAATCTTGACGTACAAAAAGCCCCTCTGGAAGATGTATTGTTTACCCTTCAGCAGCAAAGTGGCTATGATTTTCTGTATAGCGCCCAGTTGATAAAAACAGCGACCCCGGTGTCATTATCTCTTAAAAATGTATCTATTGCACAGGCGCTCGATAAAATTTTCAGCAACCAGCCGCTTATTTATCTCATCAATAAAAAAACGATAACCATTAAGTCAAAGCCGGTATCTGAAGATATTATTATTCAGAATATAAAAGGAAAGGTCACCGACAATAAAGGTGTTTCTATTCCCGGCGTAAGCATTCAACTTAAAGGTACAAAAACAGGTACCGTAAGTGATGCTAATGGCGAGTATAGTCTTAATGTACCCGACGGCAGTAGCGGTATCCTGATATTCAGCTTTATAGGCTTTGCAAGGCAAGAGGTGGCTATAGGCGGAAAAAGTGTAGTCAACGTTACCCTTATTGAAGACAAGCAAGGCCTAAGCGAAGTAGTTGTAACAGGTTATAGCACCCAAAGCAAACATACCCTAACAAGCGCCATTGTATCAGTTAAAGGCGAAGAAATGACCAAACGAGTTGCTACCGATGCTACATCTTTATTGCAAGGTCAGCTGCCAGGGTTATCAGTTATTCAAAACTCGGGTGAGCCGGGTAATGAAAATGTACAATTACGTATACGTGGTCTTGGAACTTTTAGCAGCGCGGGTAATAATCCGCTTGTTATTGTAGATGGTATCCCCGGAAGTCTTGCGGTTATTAACCCTAACGATATTGAATCGGCCACCGTACTGAAAGATGCGGCAGCAGCAGCTATATATGGTTCGCAGGGAGCCAATGGCGTGGTGGTAATTAAAACAAAAAAAGGCAAAGCGGGTGGTTTTACACTATCGTACAATTACAATATCGGGTTTGCTTCACCTACCAGGTTGCCAAAACTTATCACTAACTCGGCCCAGTACATGGAACTGTTAAATGAGGCCGAAGTTAATTCGGGCAACGCGGTCATTTACACACAGGAGCAAATAGATTTGTACAAAAACGCTACCGACCGTGTCAAATACCCAAATCACGACTGGCTCAAGGATATGTTTAGCACAGCAGTGGTACAAAACCATTACCTAAATTTAAGCGGCGGTAATGAAAACACAACCTACAGCCTTGGTTTAGGTTATACGGATCAGCCCGGTACCATGAGGGGGTTCGACTATAAAAAATACACGGTAGACCTGGGCCTGACATCGAAGGTAAATAAACGTGTTACTTTAGGTACTAACTTCCAGATACGTTATGGCGACAGAAATTACCCTTATAATAACAGTACCGACTTATATATATCAACATTGGCACAGTCGCCCCTGTATCCTGCAAAAACTGCGGATGGCCTGTGGATCACAAAAGCTTATGATAAAGAGCTTGGTAATAAAAACCCGGTATTAGCCTCGGAGCTGTTAACCCATAACCCTAACTATTACGGGCAGGGCAATATATCTCTTGATATTGATATTGTTGACGGATTAAGATGGGAAAACAGGGCGGGACTTAGTTTTAACGTTGACAAAAATAAAACATTCAGGCCTACCATACCCATGTACCTTTACAGTGATCTGTCGTATAACCGTAATGCCGACGTCGGTACTCCAGGCTTAACAGTTAACGAAAATGACGAAACACATTCAACTATTTATAGCCAGTTGAACTTTCATAAACTGCTGGGTAAGCATGATCTGACTATCTTAGGCGGTGTACAGCAGGAGGTCGACAACAGAAGCTATGTAAATGCTTACCGGGTGGGCTATCCTACCAATGAGCTTACAGAGCTAAATGCAGGTTCCATAAATAATCAAACCAACGATGGTACATCCGCGCAATGGATTATCCACTCACTTTACGGAAACGTAAACTATAATTTTGATGATAAATATCTTTTAGGCGCTAATGTAAGGTATGATGGTACTTCGCGCCTGCCAAGCAATAGTCGCTGGGGTTTATATGAGTCGTTTTCCGCCGGATGGCGTGTTTCTAAAGAAAACTTTTTGAAAGATGTAAGCTGGATAAATGATCTGAAGCTAAGAGGTTCATGGGGCCGTTTGGGTAACCAGAACATCAATATCGCCGTTAATAACACCAATATACCTTATCCATATCCCTATCAGTCAACCTTAACTCAAAATAGCTATGCCTTTGCCAGTGGCATAGCCTCCGGATTTATTCCGAGCACACTGGTTGACCCGGCACTTACCTGGGAAACTACTCGAATGACCGATTTGGGCCTGGATCTGACCATACTTAAAAACAAGCTAACCTTTACTTTTGATTGGTTTAATAAATACACTTATAATATTTTAAGACAGTCACAGGTCCCCTTAGCGCTTGGCGTAAACGCGCCCATTGTGAACAACGGCGCGGTAAGTAACAAGGGTTTAGAGTTTAGCTTGCGTTACCAGGACAGGCCATCTCCAAAATTTAGTTATTATGCACAGGCCAACTTCCAGCTGTACCGTAACAAGCTGGTTTCTTTTGGTGCAGACGAGATAGGGGGCCCCGATAGCCAAACCATTATGCGTAATGGTTACCCGATCAATTCTTTTTACCTGCAAACGATGGATGGCATTTTCCAAAATCAAACAGAGATCAATAATTCGCCAGATCAATCATCGTTGGGCGGCGTGCCAACCCCGGGCGATATCAAATACAAGGATGTTAATGGCGATGGCAAGGTTGATGCTAACGATCGCGGCATAATTCCGGGCCAATATCCAAAATTTGAGTATTCTTATACCATGGGCGCAACCTGGGGAAACTTTGACGCCAGCATGCAGTTATACGGCTCATACGGTAACAAACTGTATTTGTATAAATGGGGGGTTGATCCGTTTGCGCAGGGTGCTATGCCTACTACCGACTGGTTAAACAGGTGGACTCCTCAAAACCCGTCAACCACAATGCCTAAAATTTATATGGGCTTCTATGGCTATCCTAAAATAACCAATGTGCAATCTACCTATCATTTATACAATGCCAGCTTTATGCGTATTAAAAATGTTCAGCTTGGTTACACATTTCCGGCAGGACTGATAAAAGGAGTTAAATCACTCAGGGTATTTGGCGCGGTTGATAATCTGGCGCTTTTTACACCGCTTAAACAGGCTACCGACCCCGAGCGGCAGGATATTAATAACAAACCAGATGCATGGTATGGTTTTGCCAACTATCCGCAAAACCGCACTTACACATTTGGCGCATCGATTCAATTTTAA
- a CDS encoding RagB/SusD family nutrient uptake outer membrane protein — protein MKTIIIIFMAAVVCLTSCKKLDVTPPDKLSTANFWKSAADADQALAGIYATLYAQSGQVSEYAPMWWENFSDNSYSQNNQGGSQQSLIAGLTPTIGGFPTDNSNSLYINAYISIAATNSFLANVGKVLSGDKLNQYKGEAYFVRAFNYFLLAETYGNVPLITADPLTIDFKNKISKSSKEDILKLVESDLDQAITSLPDDKYTTGHVVKASAQGIKVRVLLFEKKYADAAALAKTIISGGLFSLSNSYAGNFYKPDQRSSPEIMFSVQFQAPAVPHPFAITTVIIGAGYKDLQGTQDMINEYEANDPRKTMTFFFPGDTPAKGWPFPNTVGTPGVNNWTPGFYPGKKWLDPKNVDPQPGMLDDQDYVWLRYADVKLMYAEAQNETAGPDASVYQQINEVRARPGVNMPPLPANLTQAEMRTRIMHERRVEFALEGLRYFDLRRWGIAKQKLNGFIQNSLTPAVKTIYKDNFDLWPLPQNEIDRNTPALIQNPGY, from the coding sequence ATGAAAACTATCATCATAATATTCATGGCAGCAGTGGTTTGTTTAACATCCTGCAAAAAATTGGACGTAACGCCACCTGACAAATTATCTACCGCCAATTTCTGGAAATCAGCCGCCGACGCCGATCAGGCCCTCGCCGGTATATACGCTACATTGTATGCACAAAGCGGTCAGGTGAGCGAGTATGCACCTATGTGGTGGGAAAATTTCAGTGATAACTCCTATAGTCAAAACAATCAGGGTGGCTCACAGCAATCACTTATTGCCGGGCTTACGCCAACTATTGGCGGTTTCCCTACTGATAACAGCAACAGCCTTTATATTAACGCTTATATCAGTATTGCGGCCACCAATAGCTTTCTGGCCAACGTCGGTAAAGTATTAAGCGGCGATAAGTTAAACCAGTATAAAGGAGAAGCCTATTTTGTACGTGCTTTTAACTACTTTTTGCTGGCCGAAACTTATGGTAATGTACCTTTAATAACAGCCGACCCGCTAACCATAGATTTTAAAAATAAAATAAGTAAATCGTCAAAGGAAGATATTTTAAAGCTTGTGGAAAGTGATCTTGATCAAGCTATTACTTCGTTACCTGATGATAAATACACTACAGGGCATGTTGTTAAAGCTTCTGCGCAGGGCATAAAAGTACGTGTACTGCTTTTTGAGAAAAAATATGCCGATGCAGCCGCGCTTGCCAAAACAATTATCAGTGGCGGATTATTTTCACTGAGTAATAGTTACGCGGGGAATTTCTATAAGCCAGATCAGCGCTCCAGTCCGGAAATTATGTTCTCGGTACAGTTTCAGGCACCGGCAGTGCCACATCCTTTTGCTATAACTACGGTAATTATTGGTGCCGGTTACAAGGATTTGCAGGGTACACAGGACATGATCAATGAATATGAAGCAAATGATCCACGCAAAACCATGACTTTCTTTTTCCCGGGTGATACGCCAGCTAAGGGGTGGCCATTCCCAAATACAGTTGGTACCCCGGGTGTTAACAATTGGACACCTGGTTTTTACCCTGGAAAGAAATGGCTCGATCCTAAGAATGTTGACCCTCAGCCAGGTATGCTCGACGATCAGGATTATGTATGGCTGCGCTACGCAGATGTTAAGCTTATGTATGCCGAAGCTCAAAACGAAACAGCAGGACCCGATGCCAGCGTATATCAACAAATAAATGAGGTACGTGCAAGGCCTGGCGTAAATATGCCGCCATTACCAGCTAACCTTACGCAAGCGGAAATGCGTACCCGTATCATGCACGAGAGAAGAGTTGAATTTGCCCTGGAAGGTTTACGCTATTTTGATTTGCGAAGATGGGGGATAGCCAAACAAAAGTTAAATGGTTTTATTCAAAACTCGTTAACTCCCGCGGTTAAAACAATTTACAAAGACAATTTTGATTTGTGGCCGTTGCCGCAAAATGAAATTGACAGAAATACACCGGCATTAATCCAAAATCCGGGTTATTAA
- a CDS encoding AraC family transcriptional regulator — MRPHIQKLPLSEQSSFLADKFITPYFETPWHYHSEYELVLIIKGNGKRFVGNHVADYEEGSLLFLGPNLPHLFRKESSSDDGGSLVIHFKEEFLGNEFRAIPEMQKIKLLFEKSKMGLLIKGSTRDKISLQMHEILRQMGMERLIALLQLLSSLADSTEYELLSNPDVSGQNGKDNDRLDKVFDYVMTNFTNNIQIEDVAKIANMSYSGFSRYFKNRTKKTFSHFVNEIRIGHACKYLMEADTSISTVCYQSGFNNLTHFTEQFKKIIKLTPNQFKKRNKF, encoded by the coding sequence ATGCGTCCTCATATTCAAAAGCTGCCTTTATCAGAGCAATCCTCTTTTTTGGCCGATAAGTTTATTACGCCTTACTTTGAAACGCCCTGGCATTACCATTCGGAATATGAATTGGTACTTATTATTAAAGGAAACGGAAAACGCTTTGTGGGCAATCACGTTGCTGATTATGAAGAAGGCAGCCTGCTTTTTTTAGGACCAAATTTACCGCACTTGTTCCGAAAAGAAAGCAGTAGCGATGATGGAGGATCACTGGTAATTCATTTTAAAGAGGAGTTTTTAGGGAACGAGTTCAGAGCAATACCAGAGATGCAAAAAATAAAGCTGCTTTTCGAAAAATCAAAAATGGGCCTGCTTATCAAAGGCAGCACGCGGGATAAAATAAGCCTGCAAATGCACGAGATATTAAGGCAAATGGGTATGGAAAGATTAATTGCTCTTTTACAACTGCTTTCTTCTTTAGCTGACTCTACCGAATATGAATTGTTATCCAACCCTGATGTAAGTGGCCAAAACGGAAAGGACAACGATAGGCTGGACAAAGTTTTCGATTATGTAATGACAAATTTCACCAACAACATTCAGATAGAGGATGTAGCTAAAATAGCGAACATGAGCTACTCCGGGTTCTCCAGATATTTTAAAAACCGGACAAAAAAAACCTTCTCTCATTTTGTTAATGAGATCCGTATTGGTCATGCCTGTAAATACTTAATGGAGGCAGATACCAGTATCAGTACCGTTTGTTACCAAAGCGGTTTTAATAATTTAACTCATTTTACCGAACAGTTTAAAAAAATCATTAAGCTTACACCAAACCAGTTTAAAAAGCGTAACAAGTTTTAG
- a CDS encoding phytanoyl-CoA dioxygenase family protein, with protein MSYQNLTASQKARYDSDGYLIIPDFLTRTEVDLLYNLATNDDILRNNAFDLNDQSGKRTKLTLWFTPGNDTFSLLTRSERMVRSVQSLLGDGKVCHFHSKLMQKEPKVGGAWEWHQDYGYWYKNGFLYPDALISVMLALTEATKENGCLQVLKGSHKMGRFEHLFAGEQQGADMPFVEEALKICKKIYVELKAGDVLFFHPNLLHMSEANLSDKPRWSLISAYNLSYNKPFREKNTSCITPVSMVPDNAIMESAPTGLSAQSDFLNKENEITLKVK; from the coding sequence ATGTCTTACCAAAATTTAACAGCCTCGCAAAAGGCGCGATATGATAGTGACGGGTATTTAATTATTCCAGATTTTCTTACCCGGACAGAGGTCGACCTGCTTTATAATCTTGCCACTAACGACGATATTTTGCGCAACAATGCTTTTGACCTGAATGATCAGTCGGGCAAACGTACCAAACTCACTTTATGGTTTACACCAGGTAACGATACTTTCAGCCTGCTCACACGCAGCGAAAGAATGGTACGATCAGTACAATCTTTACTGGGCGATGGGAAGGTTTGCCATTTTCATTCTAAACTGATGCAAAAAGAACCTAAGGTAGGCGGGGCATGGGAGTGGCATCAGGATTATGGCTATTGGTACAAAAACGGCTTTTTATATCCGGATGCCCTGATTAGCGTAATGCTGGCACTTACAGAAGCCACTAAGGAGAACGGTTGTTTGCAGGTACTTAAAGGATCACATAAAATGGGTCGGTTTGAACATCTGTTTGCAGGTGAACAACAAGGGGCAGATATGCCTTTTGTGGAGGAAGCTTTGAAAATATGCAAAAAAATATACGTTGAATTAAAAGCAGGTGACGTGTTATTTTTCCATCCCAATTTATTGCACATGTCTGAAGCTAACTTATCAGATAAACCACGTTGGTCATTAATATCAGCTTATAACCTAAGTTATAACAAACCATTCCGTGAAAAAAATACCTCATGTATTACACCGGTAAGTATGGTGCCCGATAATGCGATAATGGAATCTGCCCCAACTGGATTGTCCGCCCAGTCAGATTTTTTAAATAAAGAAAACGAAATAACGCTAAAGGTAAAATAG
- a CDS encoding Gfo/Idh/MocA family protein → MNTDIKLDYLTKLPVDKELGIGCIGSGFIMADCQLVAYRQAGFNPLAIASRNRANSQAVADRHAIKKVYDTYDELLGDAEIAVIDIAVPPDVQIEVIRKAVRQKHIKGILAQKPLGVNLQQAKEIVKMCADAGIKLGVNQNMRYDQSIRACKSLLDQGLLGMPVFASIDMRAIPHYMDWQKALGWATLRTMSIHHLDTFRFLFGDPERVFASVSADPRCAKSFDHEDGIALYILEYANGFRASSWDDIWTGPGREGAVNDTYINWRVEGTDGLAKGTIGWPSYPERTPSTLDYSTINNNGQWIRPRWNEVWFPDAFAGPMAQLLCAIEDDKEPEIGGKDNLKTMALVDACYLSYKEHRAVLIEEVLSAN, encoded by the coding sequence ATGAATACAGATATTAAGCTGGATTATTTAACAAAACTTCCGGTTGATAAAGAATTAGGCATAGGATGTATAGGGTCGGGCTTTATCATGGCCGATTGCCAGCTTGTGGCTTACCGGCAGGCCGGTTTTAACCCGTTAGCCATTGCATCCAGGAACCGAGCCAACAGCCAGGCAGTTGCCGACAGGCACGCTATCAAAAAAGTATATGATACTTACGATGAACTGTTAGGAGATGCCGAAATTGCTGTAATTGATATTGCCGTTCCGCCGGATGTACAGATAGAGGTAATTCGGAAAGCAGTTAGGCAAAAGCATATTAAAGGAATACTGGCGCAAAAGCCGTTAGGGGTTAATTTGCAGCAGGCTAAAGAGATTGTAAAAATGTGTGCCGATGCCGGCATAAAGCTTGGCGTTAACCAAAATATGCGTTACGATCAGTCCATACGGGCTTGTAAATCGCTATTAGATCAAGGGTTGTTAGGAATGCCGGTATTTGCGTCAATTGATATGCGCGCTATCCCACATTATATGGATTGGCAAAAGGCATTAGGTTGGGCCACCTTGCGTACCATGAGCATTCATCATTTAGATACCTTCCGGTTTCTGTTCGGCGATCCTGAACGTGTGTTTGCCAGTGTGAGCGCGGATCCTCGTTGTGCGAAAAGCTTTGACCATGAAGATGGTATAGCTTTATATATCCTGGAGTATGCCAATGGTTTCAGGGCATCTTCATGGGATGATATATGGACTGGCCCCGGCAGGGAGGGCGCTGTAAACGATACCTATATTAACTGGCGTGTTGAAGGAACCGATGGCCTGGCTAAAGGTACTATCGGTTGGCCGTCATACCCTGAACGCACGCCAAGTACTTTGGATTATAGTACTATTAACAATAATGGGCAGTGGATAAGACCCCGGTGGAATGAAGTTTGGTTTCCCGACGCATTCGCCGGACCTATGGCGCAATTGCTTTGCGCTATTGAAGATGATAAAGAGCCCGAAATAGGCGGGAAAGATAATCTTAAAACCATGGCTTTGGTAGATGCATGCTATCTTTCATACAAAGAGCATAGAGCAGTATTGATAGAAGAAGTATTATCAGCAAACTAA